Below is a window of Anaerolineae bacterium DNA.
CATTGGGTTTTCGGCCATTATGTAAAGGGCCCGGAACTGCCCCTTCCCGGCGGCGTTGACCATTTCCATGAGGGTAAGGCCCGGCTGATCGGAGAGACCCTCCACGCCCCAGGCAGCTTCAAATTTAGCTTTAACTTCGGGAGAAGAGACAGGTTGATAAGAAGGGTAAACCCCTGGAAGGCCTCCCATATCGCAGGCTCCCTGGACATTGTTCTGGCCTCGCAGAGGGTTGACGCCTGCCCCAGGGATACCAATGTTGCCGGTAAGCATAGCCAGGTTGGCAATGCTTTTAACGTTATCGGTTCCGGTGATGTGCTGGGTAATGCCCATGGAGTAAAGGATTGCCGCCGGCTTGTTCTGAGCGTACATCCGGGCAGCAGCCCTCAAGCCATCGGCAGGAATGCCCGTGATCTCCTCCACTCGCTCCGGGGTATATTCTTTAACCACTGCCCACATCTCCTCAAACCCTTCAGTCCGCTTCTCTATGAACTCCTGATCGGCCAGCTCCTCCGTCACAATTACATACATAAGGCCGTTGAGCCAGGCCACATCGGTGCCCGGACGCGGGCGAAGGTAAAGGTCAGCCAAGCGCCCTATTTGGATCTCCCTGGGGTCTATAACGATGATCTTAGCTCCCCGCTCTTTTGCTTCCATTATGTGGCTAGCGATAATGGGATGAGCTTCGGTGGTATTGGAGCCGGTGATAAGGAAGCAACGGGTATACTGACTGAATTCCGGGACAGAGTTGGTCATAGCTCCGCTGCCGAAAGCGGCGGCCAGACCGGCCACCGTAGGGCTGTGTCAGAGACGGGCGCAGTGGTCTACGTTGTTGGTTTTGAAGAAGGCGCGGGCCAGCTTCTGGAGCAGGTAGTTTTCCTCGTTGGTGCACTTAGCCGAGCACAAAAACCCTATGGCCTGGGGACCGTAAGTATCGCGGATCTGGAGCAATCTCTCGGCCACCAGGCTGAGGGCTTCATCCCAGGAAGCTTCCCGAAAGCCACTTCCTTCCCGGATTAAAGGTTTCTTCAGTCGGTCGGGATGGTTGACAAAAGCGGTAGCGTTCCACCCCTTTATGCAGAGCTTGCCACGGCTTACCGGGTGCTCTTTAGCCGGAAGAACCCCGACAATTTTCCCATCCAGCACCTGAATGTAAAGGCCACAGCCAACTCCACAGTATGGGCAAATGGTGAGGACATTTCTGTACTCCATCCTTCACCCTCCTTTATTCTTTCAATGGTGCCTCAGCCAGGGTAAGGGAAAGAGGCGGGGCCGCCTCAAGGTCAGCTCCTGGCTCATAGCCCAGCATCTCCTTGACATCCCGCCGGATAAGTTCATAGAGAACAGTGAGGGGAATGTGGGCTGGGCAGGTAAGCTCGCACTGTCGGCACAGAACGCAGCGGGTAGCCATATGGAGAGCCCGGATCAGGTGGAACGAAGGGAAAGGCGGAGCCAGCACTCCCGGCTCAACCCACAAAGGATCCTCCAGAGCGCAGGCTTCGCAGAAGCATTCCGGACAGAAGTTACGGCAACCGTAGCATTTGATACATTTGGCAAATTGCTTCCACCAGAAAGCTCTTCTTTCCTCCAGTGGTATTTTCTCATACTCAGCCAGTAACGGATGAGGAGGAGCACCGGGCACTGGCTCGCCGAAAGTCTTCCCCTGGAACCGATCCATTTGCCTGGGAACAGGCTCGGCGCAGTGGCATTCTTCGGCTTCTTCGGCGGTACATGCCACCCCAAGGATGTAGAGCCTTTCAGGGTCCACCTGCTGCCTCTTGGCCATCTCCACCAGAGCGCGGAGATCGCACCCCCTGAGCACTATCCCGAAGCGGCCTTCGGGGTAATGCTTCTGGAGCAGAGAGACCACCGGTGCAAGGGGGTAGCGTGGTTCCAGCACCATCTCTGCTAAATCATCTCCCTGGCGGAAGAGGTAAGGGGCGGTGCCCTCCGTCGTCCTCCTTAGCCCGATTACTCCGTCCAGTTCCGGAAGTTTTTCGGCCACATGAGCTCGTATGGCTTCCAGGACTTCGTCTCTTCCAATCATGGCTCACTCCTCTCAAAAGGTTCCGTGGCAAATTTCCGACGCAGCTCAGCTAAGGCTTCAATTTAATCTCCTTTTCAATAGGGCCGAGGGCTCTTATGGTCTCCACGAATTCCCTTGTGACCCTTACGAACTTAGGGGCTTCGGCTGAGGAAACCCAATCAAGGCGCAGGCGGTCGGGGTTGATGCCCACGTAGGCCATAAGCTTGCGGACGAGAGGGATTCGTTTGGCCGTGCGGTGGTTTCCACTTATGTAATGGCACTCGCCTATGTGACACCCAAGAACCAGTACCCCATCAGCTCCGGCACGGAAAGCTCTGAAAATCATCTCGGGTGAAACACGGCCCGAACACATCACTCTTATGGGAAGGATATTGGGAGGTGATTCCATCCGGGCCATGCCAGCGTTATCGGCTCCGGCGTAGGAACACCAATTGCACAGGAAAGCCACGATCCTGGGTTCAAAATTTTCCGCCATGTTGCCCGCTCCTTCTCAGAACCTTGAGAAATTTCTCACATAGAGTTTACCACATCTTGCTGTTGTTAGTCAAACAAAGGCTTCGGATGTCGGCCCATTTGAGGTCTGGCCGCCCCGCTGGAATGTGGGTAAAGTCAAGAGCCATTTAGCTTGACGGAGCGGGATTTCTGTGCTATGATGTAAAAAGCTTGGAATAAAAATCCGCAGAGGAGATCAAATGAAGAGGGTTTTAGTGATTTTATGTGCCTCTGTTTTACTCTTAGCAGGCTGCACCCGACCGAAACCAGCTCCCACTCCTACCCCCACGCCTAAACCTTCCCCCGTGGGCCTGGTGGTTCCTCAACCCTCTCCCACTCCGGTAGAAACTGTGCCCACTCAGCCCCCTCAGCCTGAACCCACCCCCCAGCCGCAGCAGCCTGAACCAACCCCAACACCCTTACCAGCTCAGGGTTATATCAATTACACAGTCAAATGGGGCGACACTCTTGAATCCATAGCATACCGGTTCGGGACCACGGTGGAGGAACTGGTGAGGATAAACAATCTGGCTAACCCTAACCTGATCTACATCGGCCAGGTCCTCAAAGTGCCGGGGACAGCCCAGGCCGTGCCTCCCCCCTCCGCCGTCTCCGAATACATAGTCCAGCCTGGCGATACTATCTGGAGCATTGCTGTTCGTTTTAACACCACCGTTGAAGCTATAGCCATTGCCAACCGGCTCATTAACCCCAACTTCATCTACGTGGGGCAGAAGCTCATAATACCTTCGCCAGGCAAGGCTCCCGCTCAGGTATCCCGACCCAGGATCCACATAGTCCGGTACGGTGAAACCCTCACCTCCATCGCTTTCCGTTACGGAACTACAGTGGAAGCCATAATGAGGGCCAACAACCTTCCAAATCCAAACTTCATCTACGTGGGCCAGAGGCTCATCATACCCTGAGGATTTAAAGGTATGGAAAGCCTTTGCCTGAGAGGGGAAAGGGTAATCCTGTGTCCCCTGCAGGAGCTTCTCACCGATGAAAACCTGAGGAGGATATACTCCTGGCACAGAGACCAGGAAATTATGTTCTGGATGGGGTGCAGGCCTGTAAGGAGTTCCTTTGCCAATTTCGCCTCATGGTTCCGCTGTGCCGTCAGGAAACTCAGCACGGAGATGGCCTTCGGCATAATTAACGGCGGAGGAGAACTCATAGGGCGCATATCCTGCTACGGATTGGATGAGGCGAAGAAAGAAGCAGAGATTGGCATTTTAATCGGAGAAAAGGGCTTCTGGGGCAAAGGCTACGGCCAGGATGCTCTGGTTACTTTTCTGCGCTACCTTTTTGAGGAAGTTGGGTTAAGGAAGGTTCGCCTTCGCACTTTATATAAAAACTTGCGAGCTCGCCGTTGTTTTTCCCGGTGCGGTTTCCAGGAAAGTCGCCGTTTGACCCTTTCCTTAGAGATTGGTGAAGTGCCAGGTGTGGAAATGACGCTTTCAGCAGAGGATTTTTACAAAACCTTTGACAAAAGGAGGCCACCATGCAAGAGCGATTCCTCCTGATGATCCCAGGTCCAATTGATTTTGACCCCGTCGTCCTCAGGGCTATGGCCGGTAAAACCCTCAGCCACATGTCGGTAGAGTTTGCCGAAATTTTCGGCAGAGCTCTGGAAAACCTCAGAAAAGTTTTCCTTTCAGAGAAAGGCCAGCCCTTCGTGGTAGCTGGGTCCGGAACTCTGGCTATGGATATGGCCATCGTCAATCTGGTGGAGCCCGGGGAAAAGGTTCTGGTCCTGAGCGGGGGTTTCTTTGGGGACCGCATGGCGGATATAGCCAGGCGCTACCAGGCTGAAGTGGTAGTGGTTAAAGCTCCCATCGGAGAGGTGCCTTCTCTGGAGGAAGCCGAAAAGCACCTGAAGGAAGGCGGGTTCAAAGCCATAACGGCCACTCACGTGGACACTTCCACCGGCGTAGCAGTGGACGTGAAAGCCTTCGGGGAACTGGCCCGGAAATATGGAGTTCTCTCCATAGTGGATGGGGTTTGCGCCACCGCCGGCATGGAGTTCCGTCAGGACGAATGGGATATTGACGTTTACCTGACAGCCTCCCAGAAAGCGATAGGGGTTCCCCCGGGCCTCGCCCTCCTGGTGGTGAGCGAACGGGCTATGGAGGCTTACCGCAAGCGCCGAACCCCAGTCCTCAGCTATTATGCCGATTTCGGCCTCTGGCTGCCCATCATGGAAGCGTACGAGGCCAGGAAAATCGCTTACTTTGCCACTCCACCTGTGAACCTCATTTATGCCCTGGATGTAAGCCTGCAGCAAATCCTCGCAGAAGGAATGGAGAAACGCTTTGAACGGCACCGCCTTCTGGCCCAGGCCTTTCAGGAAGGAATCGATGCCATGGGACTCAAACAGGTGCCGCTGCGGAAGGAAATCAGGGCCTGGACCTTGACCTGCATCTATTACCCGGATGGGATTGGGCCTGAGCTCATAAAAGCCATAAAGGCCGAGGGAGTGGTTGTGGCCGCTGGCCTTCACGCCGAAATAAAGGACCGCTATTTCAGGGTGGGCCATATGGGAACCCTTACTCCGGGAGATGTCCTGACCACTCTGGGAGCCATTGAGAGAGCTCTGGCCTCCCTTGGCTACCGATTTGAGAAAGGCGCAGGAGTAAAGAGGGCTCAGGAAATCTTATGGCCTACACTATAACTATCGCCAATCAGAAAGGCGGTGTGGGTAAAACAACTACCGTTATAAACTTGGGGGCCGCCCTGGCTGAAAAGGGGCACAAAATCCTCATGGTGGACATGGATCCCCAGGGCGGCCTATCCACCAGCATGGGCGTTGAAAGCCATTTCCTGGACAAAACCATCTACCAGGTCCTTACCGACGGCAAGACAAAGCTTCAGGATGTTATAATCCAGGTGAGGGAGAAAATATTTCTGGCTCCCGCTAACATTGACCTTTCCGCCGCTGAGATGGAGCTTGTTTCGGCCATCGCCAGGGAATATATCCTCAGAGATTCCCTGAAACCAGTTCTGCCTGCTTACGACTTTATCCTCGTAGACACACCCCCGAGCCTCGGGTTGCTGACCATAAATGCCTTGGTGGCAGCCAGAGGGGTCATAATCCCCCTCCAGTGCGAATACCTGGCCTTCAGAGCCCTTCGCATCCTCCTGGAAACCATAAAGAAAGTGAAAGCCAAGCTCAACCATGGCCTTCGCATCCTGGGAATTCTGCCCACCATGTACGATTCAAGGATTATCCACTCCAAAGAAGTGCTGGAGGAAATTCGTTCCATTTTTGGCCCCCTTGTCTTTGAGACAGTGGTGAAAAAAAGCGTTAAATTTGCCGAAGCCCCAGTAGCTAAAATGCCCATCCTGGAGTATGCTCCCCACCATGAAGGAGCCGAAGCCTACAGAAAACTGGCTGAGGAGGTAATCAATGGCATCAAGAGCAAGCATCAAAGGTAAAGGCGTAGACATTCTTTTCGGAGGAGGGGAGAGGCCTGTTCCAGAAGAAGTTCCGGAGACGAGCCCTCCGCCGGAAGAAGAGGTAGCTGTTCTGGAAAGGATTGGGAGAAGGCGCCCTCTTGAACTGGCTTCTGAAATTGACGAACTTTACAAAATCATTGTCGCCGAACTGAGCACCCGGGAAAAGCTGGCCGAAAAAGCCCTGTCCCTTCTCCAGGAAGCCAGAGATACCCTTCTGGAGGACCCCCGCAATTACGATGTGGCCGAGCTTAAAGTCCATCAGGCCAGAACTATCCTTCAAAGGGTAAGGGATTCAAGGACCTGGGGGAGCACTTACGGGGTGAGGCTTCTGGCCTACGAGCTCGCCTGGCTGGCAGTCCTTCTGGCCCTGCTTATCTTTGAAAAGCCCATAGCGGTGGGCTTATCTTCCCTCTGGCAGGTCACCAGCACCATTACTGGTATGACCATGCTTTTCCCCATGTGGACTACCATGCTGTGGGGAGGGATAGGCGGGGTTGTGGGAGCTTTGTACAGCCTCCACTGGCATGTTTCAGTGCTTCAAGATTTTGACAAAAACCACTGGATGTATTATGTCGTTCACCCCATAATGGGGATAATCCTCGGCGGGATAATCTACCTCATAGCCTCTGCCGGCTTTCTGGCTATGGGGGCTGATGTCACCAGGCTTAACGAAGAACAGCTCCGCTGGCTCCCAGCCCTTATAGCCTGTCTCGCGGGTTTTCGCCAGAAGTTCGCCTATGAGCTTCTGGACAGGATAATGGAAGTTCTCGGACGAAAACCGGAGGTTTAACATGGCACTTCGCTGGTGGGGATGGGGATACGAAGAAATCCGTTATCCACTTGAAAAAAGACCATACTTTCTGCCCGTTTTACAAGAGAGACTCGGGGTAAAGCCTCAGGTTGTCCTTCCTGTTCCTTCTCTGGAGGAGATAGAACTACCTCCCTCGCGCTTGGAGCCAGAAATTAGGGAACAGATTTCCCGGATCGTGGGAGAAGAGAATTGGTCTTCCTCTCACCAGGAACGCCTCTTCCATGCCGTAGGTAAAAGCTACCCCGAGCTCATCCGCATACGCCTCAAGCAGGTAGATAAAGCCCCCGATGCAGTGGTATTCCCCGGAAGGGAAGAGGAGGTCTTTGAGCTTCTGGACCTGGCAGCTCGCTATCGCCTGGCTGTTATCCCCTTCGGAGGTGGCACCACGGTAGTGGGTGGGGTGGTCCCTTCATCCCCTGAAGGGTTCTATGGAACTCTTTGCATCAACCTTAAAAGGATGAACCGGCTTCTCCACCTTGATGAAAAATCCATGACAGCCACCTTTGAGGCCGGGATAATGGGCCCGGAACTGGAGAAAGTTCTGAACGAACGGGGTTTCACCCTCGGACACTTTCCTCAATCCTTTGAGTTTTCCTCCCTTGGCGGATGGATTGCCACCAGAAGTGCGGGCCAAAAATCCACAGGCTACGGGAAAATAGAGCACATGGTCATAAGTCTGAGGGTTGCAACCCCAGTGGGGGCTCTGGAAACTCTGCCCGTGCCCGCCTCCGCTTCCGGCCCCTCTCTCAAGGAACTTCTGGTGGGAAGTGAAGGAGTTTACGGCATCATAACCAGAGCGACCATGCGCATCCATCCCCTGCCTGAGAAAATTGAGCACCTTGGCCTTATATTCCCATCCTTCCTCGAAGGGATAGAAGCCATCCGCGAGATCCTCCAGAAAGGCCTGCGTCCTGTCACCGTCAGGTTATCCGATCCGCCGGAAACCGAAGCCTCTTTAGCCCTCAGGGAGGTGAAGAAGGGATTGAAGGAAACTTTCACCCGTTTAGCCCTTTCCTACCTCAGAAAGAAAGGGTATATACCAGGTGGCAGCCTCCTAATTCTGGGGGTGGAAGGCGAAGAGAAAGAGGTGGAAAGGACTGTAAGGGAGTGTGTCAGAATAGCCCGACGCTACAGGGGTTTAAATCTGGGAAAAGGGGTGGGAGAAAGCTGGTATAAAGAGCGTTTCCTCCTCCCCTATCTGCGGGATGACCTGATAACCTGGGGAGTTATGGTGGATACTCTGGAGACAGCCACGCTTTGGAGCAATCTCCTTGACCTGTACACCCGAGTTAAGGAGGCCATAGCAAGGGCTATTGAAGAAACAGGGAGCCCGGCCTTCGTTATGTGCCACATATCCCACTGTTACCCGGAAGGGGCTTCCCTTTACTATACCTTCCTTGGCCGTCAGCTCTGGGGAAGGGAAATAGAACAATGGTGGCATGTGAAGCGAGCTGCCACAGAAGCCATCGTTGCCGGTAAAGGGACCGTAAGTCACCACCACTCAGTGGGTCTTGACCACAAACCCTGGATAGAAAAGGAACACGGCAAAATCGGAATAGAGGCGCTCAGAAGTGTGAAAAACCTCCTTGACCCCTATGGTATAATGAATCCCGGAAAATTGCTTTAGCTATGCGGTCCCATTACCTGGAATTCCTGAGACGCAAGTTAGAGTACCATCTGCTCGGGAAGAAAAGGCCTCTTCTGGCCGGGTTTAAGATAACTCATCAGTGCAATTTGAAGTGCCAGGCGTGCCCTTTCTGGCGCAGGGACCGGCACCAGATGAGCTATGAACTGGCTGTAAAGACCCTCCACCACCTATACCAGGAAGGAGCCCGGTTACTTATCATAGAAGGAGGTGAGCCTTTCCTCTGGAAAGATAAGAGCCACACCCTGGAAGATGTAGTTCGGGAGGCCAAAAAGTTTTTCTTCTGCACTGCCATTGTCACCAACGGCACCCTTCCCATTGAAACCGAAGCCGATGTGGTATGGGTCAGCATTGATGGGCTGCAGGAATCCCACAATTTAAATCGGGGCAAAAGCTTTGACCGCGTAATTTCCAATATCAAATCCTCTTCCCATCCCAAAATCCTGGCTAACATTACCTTCAGCCGCTTGAACTGGCAGGAAGTGGATGAGCTGGTGAAGTTCCTGGATGGACTTGTCAAAGGTATAACCTTCCAGTTTTACTATCCCTACACCGGAACAGAAGACCTGAGCCTTACCCGCGAGCAAAGAAAATGGGTTCTCCAACGCCTCTTAGCTCTTAAAAGACAGGGTTATCCCATTTTAGCTTCCCGGAAGACCCTGGAAGCTCTCGGAGATAATAACTGGCGCTGCCACGATTGGCTTATAGCCAGCGCTGACCCCGATGGCACCATCCACATTGGCTGCTACTTGAAGGGAAGAGATAAGATAATGTGCGAGTGGTGTGGTTTTGCTGCCCATACTGAAATGTCCATGGCCTTTGACATGGTCCCGGAATCAATAATGGTGGGGAGTAAAGTCTTTGGCTTTAAACTAATTTAAAGCATGCTATAAAGCCATCTACACTTGGCGGGGTAGCGGGGGTGAAGAGCCCACGGGGAAGAAAGCTTTCTTTATGAATGGCCGTAAGGGTGTTCGCAGGAACCTCCTCGCGAACTGCATTAGACCTGAAAACTCCAGGCCCATAGCGGTGGTGGAAAAGGCGCCAGTTAATTCCCGGGAGGTGCAAGGGCCGTCAGGAGGTACCCGAGGACCAGGCTCAAAACCACAAGGAAAGTTATAGCCCACAGAATAATCTGGGACCAGCTCCAGCCTCGCAATTCGGTTGCCTCCCTTTATTCAATGATCACAAGGACCTGGTTCATCTCCACGTCATCCCCTTCCGAAACCATGACCTCCCGCACGATACCATCCCGCGGGGCATGGACTTCGTTTTCCATTTTCATGGCTTCCAGAATGCAGAGAACATCGCCCTTCTTCACTCTGCTGCCCTTTTGCACTTTAACAGCTATGATTTTACCGGGCATTATGGCTTTTACGAGTCCTCCTTCTTCAACGGGGGCTTCGGGTAAAGCGACAGCCTGCGTTTCTGGTTTTTCCTCCAGAATTTCGTATTTGTACGCTATGCCGTTCACCACGACCACATCTGCCCTCAATTCCACCTCATGGGAAGCCCCCTCCACTATAACCTTGCCTTTATCCACTTTCACAGAAAAGGGTTGACCATTTATCCACACCACTCCATCGCCCACTTCCACCTGGTAAACCTCATCCTCTATCCGGAGGCGGAACCTTTCTACCATCTAACCCACCCTCCGACGGGCCTGGCTGCAAGTTTCCAGGGTGAAAAGGAAACCTGAGGTGCTGGGGCCTCCGGAGCCGGAACTGAGGGCGCTTTTGGCTTCCGGTTGGCGGCAATGGAGGCAGCTACAGCGGCTGCTATTTCTTCCTTGAAGCTTACACCCTTTGCTCTCCTTTCCAGGAAGGGCCTTGCCACCTGAGGGAAGAGGGCGTATGAGACCACGTCTTCTTCGCTTCGGGCCAGATCCCCTATTTCTTCGCGCGCTTTTTCCAGCGCTGGTAGCAGGAGATCCGCCGGCCGACAGTCTATCGGTTCCTCATCCCCTATAGCCAGCTGCTTGACTTTGGGGTCAATGGGGCCAGGGGGCCGACCATAAAGACCGCGAATGTAGTCTTTGACCTCCCTCGGGATGACTTTATACCTTTCTCCCATGAGGACGTTGAGGACTGCCTGGGTGCCTACGATCTGGCTTGTGGGTGTCACCAGGGGCGGATAACCAAGTTCTTCTCGAACTCTGGGCACCTCTTCCAGCACTTTGGGCAGGAGGTGAAGGGCTTTCTGTTCTTTCAGCTGGGCGATAAGGTTGGAAAGCATGCCTCCAGGAATCTGATATGTAAGCACGTTGACGTCAACTGTTATCGGAACTTCATAAGCCTTGTATTTTGCCCTGATTTCGCCAAAGTATTTGGCAATTTCCGACAGAAGCTCCAGGTCTAAACCGGGATCCCAAGGCGTGCCCCTAAGGATAGCCACCAGGGTTTCAGTTGGAGGCTGAGAGGAGCCCAGAGCCATGGTGGAAATAGCCGTATCTACTACGTCGGCTCCTGCTTCTATGGCTTTGAGGAGGGTGGCGGTCCCCATACCGCTGGTGTAGTGGGTGTGGACCTGGATGGGGACGGGGACTTCCCGCTTGAGCCGGCTTACAAGTTCGTAAGCAACGTAAGGGGAAAGAAGACCAGCCATATCCTTTATGCAGATGGAATCGGCCCCGAGGTCCACCAGCTCTTTTGCCATTTCCACATATTTTTCAATAGTGTGGACAGGGCTTATGGTATAGGATATAGCCGGCTGGACGTGGGCTCCTACCCTCTTGGCCACTTTCATTGCCCAGGCCATGTTGCGGGTGTCGTTCAAAGCATCAAAGATGCGGAATATGTCAATGCCATTGGCTTTCGCCAAAACGATGAATTTTTCCACGACGTCGTCCGGGTAATGCCTGTATCCCACCACATTTTGCCCCCGGAGGAGCATCTGTAGCTTGGTATTGGGCAATTTTTCCCTCAAAAGGCGCAGCCGCTCCCATGGGTCCTCATTGAGGAAACGCATGGCAGCATCAAAGGTTGCCCCTCCCCACACTTCCATGGAGTGAAAGCCCACTTTGTCCATAAGGGGAGCGATGCGGAGCATGTCTTCAGTGCGGAGCCGGGTGGCCAAAAGGGACTGGTGGGCATCCCGAAAAGTTGTGTCAGTTATCCTTACGGGCTTCATTTTTCCCCCTCCAGGATGTTCTAAACCTTTAACCCCCAAAAAACCCAAACTGTTTCGCACATATATAATTCTACCGGATTTCAGGGCGGAGGCAAAATCCATACCTTTCCCGTGCGGGGGTTATAATTGTGGAGCACGCAAGTTAGCCAGGGTTTGAACGATGGGCTGGGGCAGTTCCTGGCCCAGATTTAATTAACAGCACCTGTGACGGGGATGTGTATGGCTTTCTTCGGCTTTGATATATTTCTCGGGGTCTTTCTCAAAGGCTACCTTGCAACCAGGAGCGCAAAAGTAGTAGGTCTTGCCTTTGTATTCAGTTTTAGCCGGAGCTGTTTCGGTATCCACCCACATTCCGCAGACCACATCTTTTACCTTGGCCATGTGTATCCTCCTTTAAATTTTTGCTCTGCGCAAAAGGTTGGCGTTGCTGACCACACTCACAGAGCTGGTGGCCATAGCTACTTCCGCCAGAAGGGGATGCATCATCCCCAGCACGGCGAGGGGTATCATGATTACATTGTAGAAAAAGGCCCAGAAGAGGTTCTGTTTTATTTTAGCGAAAGTAGCCTTTGATAGTTTCACCGCTTTAACCACGCCCATGAGCTCGCCCTTAACCAGGGTCACGTCCGAAGCTTCAATGGCAATATCGGTTCCAGTGCCTATAGCGATGCCCACGTTGGCCTGTTTGAGGGCTGGGGCATCGTTTATCCCATCGCCCACGAAGGCCACAGGGCTGTGTTTCTCCTGAAGGCGGCGTATCTCATTCAGCTTCTCTTCAGGAAGGACTTCGGCCAGGACGTGGGTGATGCCCAGCTTGCGGGCAATAGCTTCAGCTGTGCGTCGATTATCGCCCGTGAGCATAGCAGTGCGAATTCCCATAGCTTCCAGCTCCCGAACAGCCAGTATGGCATCGCTCTTGAGGGTATCAGCTACGGCGATAAGGCCAAGAAGCTTCCCACCAACCGCTACCAGCATCGTTGTC
It encodes the following:
- the fdhF gene encoding formate dehydrogenase subunit alpha; the encoded protein is MEYRNVLTICPYCGVGCGLYIQVLDGKIVGVLPAKEHPVSRGKLCIKGWNATAFVNHPDRLKKPLIREGSGFREASWDEALSLVAERLLQIRDTYGPQAIGFLCSAKCTNEENYLLQKLARAFFKTNNVDHCARLUHSPTVAGLAAAFGSGAMTNSVPEFSQYTRCFLITGSNTTEAHPIIASHIMEAKERGAKIIVIDPREIQIGRLADLYLRPRPGTDVAWLNGLMYVIVTEELADQEFIEKRTEGFEEMWAVVKEYTPERVEEITGIPADGLRAAARMYAQNKPAAILYSMGITQHITGTDNVKSIANLAMLTGNIGIPGAGVNPLRGQNNVQGACDMGGLPGVYPSYQPVSSPEVKAKFEAAWGVEGLSDQPGLTLMEMVNAAGKGQFRALYIMAENPMLSDPDIRHTKECLEKLDLLVVQDIFMTETAELAHVVLPAASFAEKDGTFTNTERRIQRVRKAVNPPGEAKTDWEIICELARKLGAKGFDFSSPEEIMAEISRVAPSYGGVTYERLEKEGSLQWPVPSVDHPGTPYLHKEKFTRGLGRFHPVHFQEAAELPDEEYPFILTTGRIMFQYHTGTMTRRSPKLEQEAPEPYVEINPSDAQKIGLDGAKRVRVSSRRGSIELAVRITEGIKPGVVFIPFHYAEAAANALTNTALDPVARIPELKICAVKVEPVRGS
- a CDS encoding hydrogenase iron-sulfur subunit, producing MAENFEPRIVAFLCNWCSYAGADNAGMARMESPPNILPIRVMCSGRVSPEMIFRAFRAGADGVLVLGCHIGECHYISGNHRTAKRIPLVRKLMAYVGINPDRLRLDWVSSAEAPKFVRVTREFVETIRALGPIEKEIKLKP
- a CDS encoding LysM peptidoglycan-binding domain-containing protein translates to MKRVLVILCASVLLLAGCTRPKPAPTPTPTPKPSPVGLVVPQPSPTPVETVPTQPPQPEPTPQPQQPEPTPTPLPAQGYINYTVKWGDTLESIAYRFGTTVEELVRINNLANPNLIYIGQVLKVPGTAQAVPPPSAVSEYIVQPGDTIWSIAVRFNTTVEAIAIANRLINPNFIYVGQKLIIPSPGKAPAQVSRPRIHIVRYGETLTSIAFRYGTTVEAIMRANNLPNPNFIYVGQRLIIP
- a CDS encoding GNAT family N-acetyltransferase, with protein sequence MESLCLRGERVILCPLQELLTDENLRRIYSWHRDQEIMFWMGCRPVRSSFANFASWFRCAVRKLSTEMAFGIINGGGELIGRISCYGLDEAKKEAEIGILIGEKGFWGKGYGQDALVTFLRYLFEEVGLRKVRLRTLYKNLRARRCFSRCGFQESRRLTLSLEIGEVPGVEMTLSAEDFYKTFDKRRPPCKSDSS
- a CDS encoding alanine--glyoxylate aminotransferase family protein, translated to MQERFLLMIPGPIDFDPVVLRAMAGKTLSHMSVEFAEIFGRALENLRKVFLSEKGQPFVVAGSGTLAMDMAIVNLVEPGEKVLVLSGGFFGDRMADIARRYQAEVVVVKAPIGEVPSLEEAEKHLKEGGFKAITATHVDTSTGVAVDVKAFGELARKYGVLSIVDGVCATAGMEFRQDEWDIDVYLTASQKAIGVPPGLALLVVSERAMEAYRKRRTPVLSYYADFGLWLPIMEAYEARKIAYFATPPVNLIYALDVSLQQILAEGMEKRFERHRLLAQAFQEGIDAMGLKQVPLRKEIRAWTLTCIYYPDGIGPELIKAIKAEGVVVAAGLHAEIKDRYFRVGHMGTLTPGDVLTTLGAIERALASLGYRFEKGAGVKRAQEILWPTL
- a CDS encoding ParA family protein: MAYTITIANQKGGVGKTTTVINLGAALAEKGHKILMVDMDPQGGLSTSMGVESHFLDKTIYQVLTDGKTKLQDVIIQVREKIFLAPANIDLSAAEMELVSAIAREYILRDSLKPVLPAYDFILVDTPPSLGLLTINALVAARGVIIPLQCEYLAFRALRILLETIKKVKAKLNHGLRILGILPTMYDSRIIHSKEVLEEIRSIFGPLVFETVVKKSVKFAEAPVAKMPILEYAPHHEGAEAYRKLAEEVINGIKSKHQR
- a CDS encoding FAD-binding oxidoreductase, which translates into the protein MALRWWGWGYEEIRYPLEKRPYFLPVLQERLGVKPQVVLPVPSLEEIELPPSRLEPEIREQISRIVGEENWSSSHQERLFHAVGKSYPELIRIRLKQVDKAPDAVVFPGREEEVFELLDLAARYRLAVIPFGGGTTVVGGVVPSSPEGFYGTLCINLKRMNRLLHLDEKSMTATFEAGIMGPELEKVLNERGFTLGHFPQSFEFSSLGGWIATRSAGQKSTGYGKIEHMVISLRVATPVGALETLPVPASASGPSLKELLVGSEGVYGIITRATMRIHPLPEKIEHLGLIFPSFLEGIEAIREILQKGLRPVTVRLSDPPETEASLALREVKKGLKETFTRLALSYLRKKGYIPGGSLLILGVEGEEKEVERTVRECVRIARRYRGLNLGKGVGESWYKERFLLPYLRDDLITWGVMVDTLETATLWSNLLDLYTRVKEAIARAIEETGSPAFVMCHISHCYPEGASLYYTFLGRQLWGREIEQWWHVKRAATEAIVAGKGTVSHHHSVGLDHKPWIEKEHGKIGIEALRSVKNLLDPYGIMNPGKLL
- a CDS encoding DUF3463 domain-containing protein, which codes for MRSHYLEFLRRKLEYHLLGKKRPLLAGFKITHQCNLKCQACPFWRRDRHQMSYELAVKTLHHLYQEGARLLIIEGGEPFLWKDKSHTLEDVVREAKKFFFCTAIVTNGTLPIETEADVVWVSIDGLQESHNLNRGKSFDRVISNIKSSSHPKILANITFSRLNWQEVDELVKFLDGLVKGITFQFYYPYTGTEDLSLTREQRKWVLQRLLALKRQGYPILASRKTLEALGDNNWRCHDWLIASADPDGTIHIGCYLKGRDKIMCEWCGFAAHTEMSMAFDMVPESIMVGSKVFGFKLI
- a CDS encoding biotin/lipoyl-binding protein, giving the protein MVERFRLRIEDEVYQVEVGDGVVWINGQPFSVKVDKGKVIVEGASHEVELRADVVVVNGIAYKYEILEEKPETQAVALPEAPVEEGGLVKAIMPGKIIAVKVQKGSRVKKGDVLCILEAMKMENEVHAPRDGIVREVMVSEGDDVEMNQVLVIIE